A region of the Pricia mediterranea genome:
TGGAGTTCAAGAAGAGGCACCCAGTTTGGGCAAGCCCGTATTAGTCATGCGTGATACTACCGAGCGTCCCGAGGCCGTCGAGGCGGGAACGGTGATTTTGACCGGTACCGACACCAATAAAATTATCGATGAGGCAGGACGTCTTTTAGAGCATCAAAAAGAGTATGATGCGATGAGTCAACGCCATAATCCCTATGGAGACGGCAAGGCCTGTGAACGTATCGTCACATTCATGAAGAACAGGCTATAAACTTTCAAGACCGCCATTGTCCCAGCTTAAGAATACATATAGGAAGTTTAGCAAGAACCAACTGTTCAATAACTTTATCTCGTTATTTTCTTTGCAGGGCGTCAATTTGGTGCTTCCATTTTTGACCCTACCCTATCTCGGTAGGGTTTTAGGCGCAGAAAATTATGGAGTTGTGCTGATGGTCTACGCCGTTATGCAATACCTATTTGTTCTTTGTGATTATGGCTTTAATCTTTCTGCTACTAGAGACGTATCCATTTATAGGGAGGATAAGGCGAAAATAGATCGAATTTTCAGCAACATCTATTACATTAAATCGGTGCTGGTGCTGCTGGCATTCATTGTTTTGGCCGTATGTGTTTATACTGTCGCTGAGTTGAAAGCGCATAAGCTAGCTTATTTCTTGGGTTTTGGTATTGTCGTGGGGCAAGTATTGAATCCAATATGGTTCTTTCAAGGGATGGAGAACATGAAGTATATGACCCGGGTCAATGTCATTGCTAAAGGCCTTTTTACTGCCTTGATCTTTATCGTAATCCGTTCGGAAGGCGATTACTACAAAGTGCCCCTGCTCTACTCTATCGGTTTCATCGTGGGTGGTATTTTCTCGCTGTACTTTGCGTTCCGATATTTTAATGTCAAGTTAGTGCCCCCCGACCTAAAGGAAATCAGACGTCTTCTAGGCAGCAGCACCCAATACTTTTTGTCACGTTCGGCCGCGGCGCTCTATACGTCGAGTAATACTTTCGTTGCAGGTCTTGCACTGGGTAACTACTTCGCCGGCATATTCGGTGCCGCTGAGAAAATATTCATGGCTATGACAGTGATTTACGCTCCATTGGGCGATGCACTCTATCCTTACATGGCCAAAAAAAGGAATTTACGGCTATTCAAAAAAATATTGTTTGGCGTCATTTCGGTCAATACCCTGGTCGCTTTAGTCGTCTACCTATTTAGCGATTGGATTACGTTGTTGGTTTTTGGACCTGATTTCACTGAAAGTGCCCAACTTCTGCGAATTTTTTGCGTACTCGCCCTTATATTCGTACCGGCGGTCATGATAGGATATCCTTTTCTAGGCGCATTGGGCAAGGAGAAATATGCAAATTATAGCGTCGTCTTTGCCTCCGTTCTCCACGTGATCCTATTGATTGTACTGTATGAGCATCTTACGGTGTACCGAATAGTTTACTTATTGTTGTTTACCCAGGCCATTGTATTTATCATTCGTCTGGTGGGAGCAAAAAAACTAAGTGGGGCACTTAAGAGCGGGAACCTCACCTCATCTGATGTGCCGGAAGACCCGGAAAAATAATGTATCAACGAAATAGATTGAACTAATGAAACGTTTGGCAACCTTATTTGTTGAAAAAATTATGTTCGGTATTCTGAGCGTCCTGATACCGACCCAAAAAGGATTGATGCTTTTTGGGTCGGGCTTCGACCGTTTTTCCGATAACCCTAAGTTTTTGTTCCTTCATTTTCAGAAAAACTTTCTCGAAGGGCCAGTCTGGATTTCTTCCGATAGGGAAGAGGCGCGTGACTTAAGAAAAAAAGGATATCGATGCTATTATCGTTGGAGTTTGGGTGCCTTTTGGATGGTCATTCGTGCCCAGTTCTTTTTCGTTTCCCATACGGTCAAAGATATCTACCCGACAGTTCCCCGTCGGGGAACCATCATTAATCTTTGGCACGGCACTCCGATAAAGCAGATAGGTTTTGATTCGCTAAATGAACGGATATGGATTGAAGAAATGATCAGGTCTGGAAGGACGTTGCCGTATGAACGTTGGGATTATCTCGTGACGGCTTCGGCCCAAACCACGTTCATCTTCGAAAGGGCCATGCGTTTGCCAGAATATAAGATTGTTCCCTTGGGGCAACCAAGAACGGACCATCTTCTGGCCATGACCAACGATGCTGCGCTCAAGGAAAAACTTAGTTCAAGATTGGCCTTGTCACGGTCTCTAGAGCAATATACCGTTTTGTTGTACACCCCGACATTCCGAAATAACGAGAGCGCTACCCTGACTATCAAAAGAACGCTTGTAGAACTGGATAGACAATTGCGCAGCGCTGACGATAGTGTGCTTTTTTTTAAACCCCATCCTTTGGACCGCAACATCTTTGACGAAGAATTTTTCAAACCTTTGACGAAGGTGTTGAATGTATCTACTCAAGACACCCAAGAGCTCTTGAGTGTCGCCGATGTACTCATTACCGACTATTCTTCGATACTCTTCGATTTCATGATTACTAAAAGGCCTATAATCGCTTATATATTTGATAAGGAAACCTATATTGCCGAAAACGGAGGACTCTATTTTTCGTTTGAAGATTTGGGCACGCATGTCGCTAGCGATTCTACTGAGCTGCTCAACCTGGTTATGACCTCGAAAAGTCTAAAAAAAGATTACGATTCCCAAAGATTCAATGCACCCAATAGTTGCGCCGCAATTGAAGACTTCGTAAAGCAACTAATGACTTAGCTTTTAGACTCGGGTCGGACCATTTTTGAAGCACGTGGGCCGTACGTACCAAGACCCATAAAAACAGTACCTTTGTGCTTAAATAAATCAAAATTCGCCATTGGAAAACGATAAGACAACTGACTATTCTGTAAATCGGTACAGTATGAGTCGGACAACCATCGAGATTTTATATTTTGTCAAGTTGATAGCCGCAGTTTTTCTCCTTACAAGCTGTGCTAAGGATAATGATGACGTGTTTTATTCAAACTACGGCACGCCGTTGGCCCATCCGTTACCCTTTGAGTATGTCTTGTCCGAGTATGATGCTAATCGCGAAATATATGTAGATATTAACAGCTCGACCGCAGTAGATGCCGAAAAGAGCGCTTTAGTGCTTATCGATGTCTGGCAAAATGAATTTTTAGACACGTTAGTCATAAATTCTATCAACCCATTGATCAGGAGATTCGACGTAATGGGTGCCAAAGTCATCTATGCCCCCTCCATAGAGCCCCACAATGAAAACCTGACTATTTTAGACGGTAGCATCTCATTTTATGAGGAAGAGGAAATGGACGATTATCTAGAAGTCCATGACATCCAAAACTTATTTTACGTCGGTTTTGATACGTTCTACTGTATTTTGGACAAGCAGAACGGCATCTATTCGATGCGCACCAGAAATAAAGACCTCAACCTTTATCTGATCGATCAAGGAGTGCAGTCATATACCAGGGAGATGAAAAACACGGCCATTGAACTTCTAAAAAAGAACGATGTAGGAATCGTGAATTTTCCTGCTTTTGACCAGAAGATGACTTATCCCCAAAATACCAACTTCGATATCTTCGCCAAAACAAAGGACAACATCAGACCAGGAAATACCTTTGTCACGCTCTTTAAAAATGAAGAAAAAAATCATGAGCTGGAAAAGTTCGAAAGAGAATTGGTCGATTTGGACATAAATTATGCAATAGTATCCGACAACAGATTGTATTACAAAGGACGGGAGCTTTCGAAGCCCGATTAC
Encoded here:
- a CDS encoding flippase, translating into MSQLKNTYRKFSKNQLFNNFISLFSLQGVNLVLPFLTLPYLGRVLGAENYGVVLMVYAVMQYLFVLCDYGFNLSATRDVSIYREDKAKIDRIFSNIYYIKSVLVLLAFIVLAVCVYTVAELKAHKLAYFLGFGIVVGQVLNPIWFFQGMENMKYMTRVNVIAKGLFTALIFIVIRSEGDYYKVPLLYSIGFIVGGIFSLYFAFRYFNVKLVPPDLKEIRRLLGSSTQYFLSRSAAALYTSSNTFVAGLALGNYFAGIFGAAEKIFMAMTVIYAPLGDALYPYMAKKRNLRLFKKILFGVISVNTLVALVVYLFSDWITLLVFGPDFTESAQLLRIFCVLALIFVPAVMIGYPFLGALGKEKYANYSVVFASVLHVILLIVLYEHLTVYRIVYLLLFTQAIVFIIRLVGAKKLSGALKSGNLTSSDVPEDPEK
- a CDS encoding CDP-glycerol glycerophosphotransferase family protein, with translation MKRLATLFVEKIMFGILSVLIPTQKGLMLFGSGFDRFSDNPKFLFLHFQKNFLEGPVWISSDREEARDLRKKGYRCYYRWSLGAFWMVIRAQFFFVSHTVKDIYPTVPRRGTIINLWHGTPIKQIGFDSLNERIWIEEMIRSGRTLPYERWDYLVTASAQTTFIFERAMRLPEYKIVPLGQPRTDHLLAMTNDAALKEKLSSRLALSRSLEQYTVLLYTPTFRNNESATLTIKRTLVELDRQLRSADDSVLFFKPHPLDRNIFDEEFFKPLTKVLNVSTQDTQELLSVADVLITDYSSILFDFMITKRPIIAYIFDKETYIAENGGLYFSFEDLGTHVASDSTELLNLVMTSKSLKKDYDSQRFNAPNSCAAIEDFVKQLMT